CCGCCGCCGAGGTAGAGATAGTCGTAGTTAAACACGCGCTGCCATTGGGCGATCGCCTTTTCTAGCCGTTCGTTCCACTTTTTCTTGCCGCCCTCGTCGAAGGCAGCGCGGCCCAACTGCTGTTCGTAGGTCTGCCCTTTGCGAAACTCGTGGTGTCCCAGTTCCAGGTTGGGCACGAGTCGCCCGTTCAGGAACATCGCCGAGCCAACGCCCGTGCCCAGGGTGATCACCATTTCTACGCCCGTTCCGGCGATCGCCCCTAGCCCCTGCATATCGGCATCGTTGATCACGCGCACAGGCGCTTGCAGCTTTTCGATCAGCACCGTCGCCAGATCTACCCCAATCCAGTCGGGATGCAGGTTCGCGGCGGTTTCTGTGATGCCATTTCGCACCACGCCCGGAAACCCGACCGAAACCCGGTCAAAGGCTTTGCCGCTGGCCAGTCCCAAAATTCCCTGAATCATCGGCCCTGGCTTGGCGGGGTCGGGGGTGGGAATGCGATCGCGCTCTGTCACAGGGTTGCCTGCTTCGTCCAGCACCATCACCTTGATGCCGCTGCCGCCGATGTCTACTGCCAGGGTATGAAGAGGGGGTGTTGTGGTTGTCATGTCGCCTGTTAATCCTTATGAGCAAACTATAGAGGCTGTTTGCGGGCTAAGGCGGCGGATTTAAGGAACTTTGAAAAGTTGGTGCCCCAGTTAATCCTCCGGCAGGGCGCTACGAATGAACGTGCCACAAGCGCGGTAAACGCTGACCGAGCACGCCAACATCGCAAATCTAGCATCGCAAATCTAAAATCGAGACAGGTCAGCAGGCTCATTGCCCTCGTCAGCGTCAGTTGGTTCAGT
The Thermoleptolyngbya sichuanensis A183 DNA segment above includes these coding regions:
- a CDS encoding ROK family protein, whose product is MTTTTPPLHTLAVDIGGSGIKVMVLDEAGNPVTERDRIPTPDPAKPGPMIQGILGLASGKAFDRVSVGFPGVVRNGITETAANLHPDWIGVDLATVLIEKLQAPVRVINDADMQGLGAIAGTGVEMVITLGTGVGSAMFLNGRLVPNLELGHHEFRKGQTYEQQLGRAAFDEGGKKKWNERLEKAIAQWQRVFNYDYLYLGGGNAKEINFTLPPRAKAVPNIAGLLGGIALWRD